One stretch of Toxoplasma gondii ME49 chromosome XI, whole genome shotgun sequence DNA includes these proteins:
- a CDS encoding hypothetical protein (encoded by transcript TGME49_310970), whose product MPGGSSAPSPAPRAGLLYRPNPACKFLEALKRNTDEVDKKEAIDSVPLFPLPSATSTVYTDTVVTIHSLGTSAARLEVWNPKEPLYPILLLWVSLATKSGVPRNRYVVRVSSRLLRPHSTRVLVGAALATAAVHPLFAAHNFLVVRLPSESTSGSGKNADYQTYLLEKEQPSSTPATPPGIRAPRPAASAHASLTLPAENAPGASRSFSGFRVESKDAGGAASRITPRFPSARSAASFQIPESPAASLSSVPLIVPPASMFDRQRGQSSGEERHSSRLERSVLEHIDEIARCSAGWNAGGVGAATFEIADFLQGRGPWEARTRPSLSLNGVLRNGGPPSVDAAPLDFDESRRTTADLHGHLQAIEDILEEERAAQNAERKSGRKRRERDKKAEIPGEKKDSKDAEEAVKRASDPATPLSEMVPGSSTPEAGWDVPGTPSFPDAGRSHFLSTPTSPYGRNYSARWNRHLEPSPQTSARSLGSRADSESFERGCQGVGRGRSTVHWRETEAPFREGGSGPVGSVSRMYTGRRSRSSWLPSRSFGGSFDVSRSASDLAFGRERSFRTMSYDYSSTDEGERDGGAPGDSKDPWAAFEHARRRWLRRQPHEEGDAPNRVFLPSPVLLNYLQRMHQKEQRLQQRIDALNRVTPPEERKLAFDTLFGQWMKATKPPVGAAIDDLVDQLLYTIPAGTFLAGRASKARRLRPGTRCWTMAGDEEAGVRSRLQFYEDLAEKLEAKQRRDREAEKAKALKKSKRTQQVDTEALSLRAMRRQRAAGDTQRAESDLNSKNRFTRKRSTSFSLDPTDAVSRSTPAYHGGSLYRSEVSPRFTVSPTHGRALEDAVEGRLLSPHRLEVSVGGQDGEWRLVRDLFRSEPAGVASKPRRRKASRYPTALWTCRPQEGRAEAATPGSGSADLCALERDDMGEASDVSSEDVVRGCSGSMCVTRIPREKRLRDIREGQSRTRESSGNAGDSCGVGEDAGESDGLQGETNVRKSRARAVDGENKVETVSVLSKKGESAASQLDAESPVTLSADPITRETVETETRGRQRGGRRGERKELKSAVDKLGDKELHTSASRSFVECSTSASASAASFNATSPQRQPRSARSSSLTSSTGTRRKIRERPSSSGAKPVSASSSSSSSLYSSSSSETASSVWGRPGVLDSSSRSMRRRVAKHAGLASLSSLPSPSSSRSLGSLSLSDSSVSASPLSVSSLLSFLPEVPPPAPRHRSGNTSPSLSRQDQRDVEETDETWKDSSSLSSLAVHAPHHFENTVGTERSLPSFPAGSSFSSQTRRRANAGLASCSASSRRGFRLFHSSSIHLQSPPSPDASSFRRQTRETSSPASLSPSESHSLSPLHGSNLSCPHSSTRSSSLHSSPPSSSFGRRSCSSHSFPSRLTSSSPDSPGYAIESVHSCSPLATSRDVSSPFGSRIHSRSCSSSTPRLSSPVSPASVSRSPGSRRRTVSHASSDVDEDESEAGADERWRDLASVLSLLASGLSSLSNESRRKPKEANTREYSPDSWQETPPSTTRETVSMASDTSREDTANASEASGLDVSNATAVTGKPRSSRAGACRHWHSEASTPMSSRNSSVCSLRRKGRYPQLSSPRQGCLQSSSPSPCDSPHVSLGDSTLANDASGGSLKALHRYVRKTYKNDSLVYSAPPSSRGSEKSGVAMEPTPESAPKGSGGMRSGSILSLRAGSSTAKLEPAQVSPECKVGTLDECGQGDRPASKASKKPTRKSAVPKTPLPKNKAKTKLPAPPLKERMRSLGCRALSRLHSRSDAKASSHEAQTGRDGDAETAEPSLESKGTGAPRGAPCGDSKDRKEEGKGEATGPGAEHVEAQSEAAKPWEDDEVRKAEEEAEKGKREADAAFEALLRWTDVYQKQLETKEAKKPLSARQSSRNSSRASESASLPTFSAAVPRIASPGGASGERRKEGREGGDSQREKQRDSPRGSNRGRLLSSLPLGPGVPEFDHPLRKKRGETKAPSPAKLLPTHPPKPRPKPGAQEPVSKDPLAACLSGIKEFLAMTAKFPQQTKALFKGAEGEKKRRDLEKQTTMLVGAIRAAADQGGIVYAKKLRELMEAAQDVARALEMHAATAEEGLRDSRAAQGGARQERHSDKGSANSGGYDGAANKGKTERGKQRTRTIRQKQTPAAKRQELTDYCEHQTLNMTIDQLADRANRALYRSVSVILTESLRATRRACFVMDGGLRVWEKLPALPASIPVRPPEEVEDTVTSAVVQFNVLRKRVQKEAKAFEEGFSDASTEPTTGRGRENESPYRRNVMLRHIAEKLKDPSEAERRRAYRTLEKMLRHCLSETHFVSGNADDDLLGPSEFERQVAMYRAIERNSILQQLREICLSGKIKAEAWADSDASSEDGETRSASHRSRGVRSEVGRTKAGTVKGGYDGAAGSARGPSTLREPHSLPVPSGRGSFSSFSKLANSGRRGVCDTAAFQGNIGKASHRSGAARPTEAARPAQAPFHPPLEELLKQPVVPNNSNVYQIVAHAAEDLGPSASAPRSPRHADLAPTSLSTPPGAASARKSGVSGDTSSLVKPPAPPEELYADLEPVSAPLKSGRPVPQERFPEATGRERDTSERRSMSAGVPLPGESPRGGDRASGPRWSGDEEPSGRRSPVRLPTGSDGSVVRGFSEHRLPTQLRLDLLEEEERVTREQIQRMRAAAAAKDFYLNRYPSGLPAAFTHARNVLTDPNKVQNTIRGRRTSGVWFQYTDEKRQGFNHAREDASKALEFLLLNVPGKQHGASRQGSRLRRTTSRLRSRTSRSVGLGRPERDGASRLDSRAPGAKYGPQRGPTVVDERRISNLKMVDPLEFKPPPRKKQLADTDWAKYGRPAPRIGREHREQLRPQVTADRDLDAFDWALDKIYHIVVGGHPDDEHKKANPEGEGKEATPEGQGENAHAEGGPDGTPAIAVTAASPVSPRSPRFAKTPRAVQDHKVLAAATETPFGKLGRPEVPRRTRKDANSDYLTTRQATLKLLATKPLDLSKVQNRHKGAPVPNLTPDELRELELESDLDDFSYRSGRRKSSGAGARLLVPSGSKPSGLPSPRSELSMIQDLQEGIERGEEAFSIIGRAADPRVLAKAKREGRHIDEDTAIRRIQSMWRRRRAKLRKKGSNRKSVTYNIDPSQNSTRDEIRERVSSKLQALSKAAERAHVRIAEGPHSLHDWRGETGSNGGGRFTQLHEIPGYSGVRGNFDGLWRIWLEQKEQDRKAAAWLTDSAAEGEADSYGLPPPVFSQQEMLSPSFGRSDPPYHPALPGLQSEVPMTDYHGVPTYHVSLRTNTTVCGTGERYPPGGSGYDSSALSYDVVRVPDSNQFDVAGGVTYPNLGNPMDELSANHLQATVDARSNPLSFPHYGQAAKQCDVNNYAMQGPFHVSEVNRPFEMFWERMKANDMFSKRA is encoded by the exons ATGCCGGGAGGCTCGTCAGCTCCGTCACCGGCACCTCGCGCAGGCCTGCTGTACCGTCCAAACCCTGCTTGCAAGTTCCTTGAGGCCTTGAAGAGGAACACAGACGAAGTTGACAAGAAAGAAGCCATTGACTCGGTTcccttgtttcctcttccatCCGCGACGTCGACGGTGTACACTGACACGGTGGTGACGATTCATTCGCTTGGAACTTCGGCGGCGCGTCTCGAAGTGTGGAACCCCAAAGAACCTCTTTACCCGATACTTCTTCTGTGGGTCTCTCTGGCT ACCAAGTCGGGAGTTCCTCGGAATCGCTACGTTGTCCGGGTGTcttcgcgccttctccgtccCCACTCGACACGGGTCCTCGTAGGTGCAGCACTTGCCACGGCGGCTGTCCACCCACTTTTTGCAGCGCATAACTTCCTCgtcgttcgccttccttcagAGAGCACCTCTGGGtctggaaaaaacgcagactACCAGACTTACTTGCTCGAGAAGGAACAGCCTTCCTCAACGCCTGCGACGCCTCCAGGCATTCGCGCCCCTCGCCCCGCGGCCTCGGCACACGCGTCTCTGACCCTACCAGCCGAAAACGCTCCCGGCGCCAGCAGGTCCTTTTCCGGCTTCCGTGTCGAATCG aaagacGCTGGCGGCGCCGCCAGCCGCATAACTCCTCGTTTCCCTTCAGCACGGTCCGCAGCTTCTTTCCAGATCCCCGAGTCACcggcggcgtctctctcctctgttcctcttaTAGTCCCGCCTGCGTCTATGTtcgacagacagaggggCCAGAGcagtggagaagaacgccACAGTTCTCGTCTGGAAAGAAGCGTCTTGGAACACATCGACGAGATCGCGCGGTGCTCAGCCGGTTGGAACGCTGGGGGCGTCGGTGCCGCTACATTCGAAATCGCAGACTTCTTGCAGGGGCGCGGACCCTGGGAGGCGAGAACGCGACCGTCTCTGAGCCTTAACGGCGTCCTACGGAACGGCGGGCCACCCTCTGTTGACGCGGCGCCCTTAGACTTTGACGAGTCGAGACGGACCACTGCA GACCTTCATGGACACCTCCAGGCTATTGAGGACAtcctcgaggaagaacgcgcgGCCCAAAACGCCG AGCGCAAGAGCGGCCGTAAGCGTCGCGAACGAgacaagaaggcggagatcccaggggagaagaaggacagcAAAGACGCGGAGGAGGCGGTGAAGCGTGCTTCCGACCCGGCAACTCCACTTTCCGAGATGGTGCCCGGTTCTTCTACGCCAGAAGCAGGGTGGGATGTCCCGGGGACCCCGTCGTTCCCGGACGCAGGCCGTTCACATTTTCTGTCGACTCCAACGTCCCCCTATGGGCGGAACTACTCAGCGCGATGGAATCGACATCTCGAACCAAGTCCCCAAACATCTGCGCGATCGCTGGGAAGCCGGGCAGACTCTGAGAGCTTCGAGCGCGGCTGCCAAGGAGTGGGTCGAGGGCGCTCTACCGTGCACtggcgagaaacagaagcccCGTTCCGGGAAGGGGGTTCAGGTCCCGTCGGCTCCGTCTCGCGAATGTACACCGGGCGCCGGTCGCGGTCTTCCTGGCTGCCGTCGCGGTCTTTCGGGGGCTCGTTCGACGTCTCGCGGAGCGCCTCAGACTTGGCTTTCGGTCGCGAACGGAGTTTCCGCACCATGAGCTACGACTACTCTTCgacagacgagggagagCGGGACGGCGGGGCTCCAGGTGACTCCAAAGACCCTTGGGCCGCCTTCGAGCACGCTCGGCGTCGCTGGCTGAGACGCCAGCCGCACGAAGAGGGCGATGCCCCCAACCgagtttttctcccttcacCGGTGTTGCTGAATTAcctgcagcgcatgcaccaaAAGGAACAGCGTCTCCAACAGCGGATCGATGCGCTGAATCGCGTGACCCCCcccgaggagagaaaactcgcCTTCGACACGCTCTTCGGCCAATGGATGAAGGCCACAAAGCCACCCGTAGGCGCCGCCATTGACGACCTCGTCGACCAGCTTCTCTACACGATCCCCGCAGGAACTTTCCTCGCAGGAAGAGCCAGCAAGGCCCGACGTCTGCGCCCAGGCACACGCTGCTGGACGATGgctggagacgaggaagccgGCGTCCGGAGCCGCCTCCAGTTCTACGAAGACCTTGCAGAAAAGCTGGAGGCCAAGCAGCGGCGCGACCGCGAGgctgagaaggcgaaagccctgaaaaaaagcaaaagaacCCAACAGGTAGACACGGAAGCGCTCTCCTTGCGCGCGATGCGGAGGCAGCGCGCCGCTGGCGACACGCAGAGGGCCGAGAGTGACCTGAACTCGAAAAACCGGTTCACAAGGAAGAGGtccacttccttctcgctggaTCCAACTGACGCGGTTTCACGGTCCACCCCAGCTTATCATGGCGGGTCTCTGTACCGCTCCGAGGTATCGCCGCGCTTCACGGTTTCTCCGACCCACGGGAGAGCCTTGGAGGATGCAGTAGAGGGAAGACTGCTTTCTCCGCATCGCCTTGAAGTTTCTGTGGGAGGACAAGACGGGGAGTGGCGCCTGGTTCGCGACCTCTTTAGATCTGAACCTGCAGGCGTTGCCTCGAAGCCTCGtagaagaaaggcgagccGCTATCCGACGGCTCTCTGGACTTGCAGGCCCCAGGAGGGACGGGCGGAAGCGGCGACACCTGGGAGCGGCAGTGCAGATTTGTGTGCACTCGAACGGGATGATATGGGAGAAGCGTCGGACGTTTCCTCTGAAGACGTCGTGAGAGGCTGCTCTGGATCTATGTGTGTCACGAGGATACCTAGGGAGAAGCGGCTTCGTGACATCCGAGAGGGACAGAGCCGAACGCGTGAGTCCTCAGGTAACGCTGGGGACTCCTGTGGGgtgggagaagacgcgggcgagagcgacggatTGCAGGGAGAAACAAATGTCCGGAAAAGCAGGGCGAGGGCCGTTGATGGAGAGAACAAGGTTGAAACGGTGTCTGTATTGTCAAAGAAGGGGGAATCTGCAGCCAGTCAGTTAGATGCAGAAAGTCCCGTCACACTGAGTGCCGACCCTATAACAAGGGAAACAGTGGAAACCGAGACGCGCGGGCGCCAGAGAGGCGGCCGCCGGGGCGAAAGGAAGGAGCTGAAGAGCGCAGTCGATAAATTGGGAGACAAGGAACTCCACACATCCGCCTCGCGTTCATTTGTCGAATGCTCCACCTCTGCAAGtgcctctgccgcttctttcAACGCCACCTCGCCCCAGAGACAGCCGCGATCAGCTCGTTCCAGCAGTCTCACTTCTTCGACAGGGACTAGACGGAAGATCCGAGAGCGGCCCTCTTCTTCGGGTGCCAAGCcggtctctgcttcttcatcctcttcttcttctttgtattcatcctcttcttcggagaCAGCATCTTCGGTGTGGGGTCGGCCTGGAGTTCTTGACTCTTCGTCAAGAAGCATGCGACGCCGTGTAGCCAAGCACGCgggtctcgcgtctctctcgagtctgccttctccctcttcttctcgctctctcggctCCCTGAGCTTGTCGGATTCGagcgtctccgcttctcccctgTCGGTGTCTTCGCTGTTGTCTTTTTTGCCTGAGGTCCCGCCGCCTGCGCCGAGGCACCGCTCTGGCAACAcctcgccgtcgctgtcCAGACAAGACCAGCGCGACgtagaagagacagacgaaactTGGAAGGACAGTtcatctctttcctccttggcggtgcatgcgccacaCCATTTTGAGAATACCGTAGGGACAGAGAGGTCgcttccctcgtttcctgcTGGGAGCAGCTTCTCGTCGCAAACGCGACGCAGAGCGAACGCGGGACTCGCGAGctgctctgcctcttcgcgaCGGGGCTTCCGCCTTTTCCACTCGTCCTCGATTCATCTTCAATCGCCTCCGTCCCCCgatgcgtcttctttccgaAGACAAACGCGTGAGACCTCTTCTCCAGCCTCTCTATCTCCCTCAGAGTCTCAcagtctctcgcctcttcacGGGAGTAACTTGAGCTGTCCCCACAGCTCCACgaggtcttcctctcttcactcttctcctccgtcttcttctttcggtCGTCGCTCTTGTTCGTCTCACAGTTTTCCGTCTCGATTgacttcctcgtctccggaTTCTCCTGGCTATGCCATCGAGTCTGTGcattcttgttctcctctggCTACAAGCCGGgatgtctcttctcctttcggGTCCAGGATTCATTCTCGCTCCTGTTCGTCTTCTACTCCGAGGctctcttcccctgtctctccagcctctgtctcgcgctcCCCAGGCAGCAGGCGGCGTACTGTCTCACACGCTTCCTCTGACGTCGACGAGGACGAATCAGAAGCCGGAGCAGACGAACGTTGGCGAGACCTCGcttccgttctctccttgcttGCATCTGGTTTGTCGAGTCTCTCAAACGAGTCGCGCCGAAAGCCGAAAGAGGCGAACACGCGAGAATACTCTCCAGATTCTTGGCAGGAGACACCGCCGTCGACGACGCGAGAAACAGTTTCGATGGCTTCTGATACATCCAGGGAAGACACAGCAAATGCCAGTGAAGCTTCCGGTCTGGATGTTTCAAATGCAACGGCAGTTACTGGCAAGCCCAGGTCGTCTCGAGCAGGCGCCTGTCGCCATTGGCACTCGGAGGCGTCGACTCCGATGTCTTCTCGTAATTCGTCTGTATGCAGTCTGCGTCGAAAGGGAAGATATCCCCAGCTGTCGAGCCCAAGACAAGGCTGCTTACAgagttcttctccctctccatgCGACTCTCCTCACGTCTCTCTTGGAGATTCGACGCTTGCGAACGACGCCAGTGGGGGGTCGTTGAAGGCGCTTCACAGATATGTTCGAAAAACATACAAGAACGACTCTCTGGTTTACTCGGCGCCTCCCTCGAGCCGCGGATCTGAGAAGAGCGGTGTCGCAATGGAGCCCACACCCGAATCTGCACCGAAAGGGAGTGGCGGCATGCGGTCTGGGTCGATTCTCAGCCTTCGAGCGGGGTCGTCGACTGCGAAGCTCGAGCCGGCGCAGGTATCTCCTGAGTGCAAAGTGGGAACACTTGACGAATGTggacagggagacagacCGGCTTCGAAGGCCTCGAAAAAACCAACGCGAAAAAGCGCGGTTCCCAAGACGCCGCTTCCGAAGAacaaggcgaagacgaagctgcCTGCGCCGCCCTTGAAGGAGCGGATGCGGTCGCTGGGTTGTCGCGCGTTGTCAAGGCTTCACAGCAGATCGGACGCGAAGGCCTCGAGCCACGAGGCGCAGACCGgccgagacggagacgcggagacggcCGAGCCTTCATTGGAGTCTAAGGGAACAGGTGCGCCCCGAGGGGCTCCatgcggagacagcaaagacagaaaggaggaagggaagggagaggcgacaggcCCTGGGGCGGAGCACGTGGAGGCGCAGAGCGAGGCTGCGAAGCCTTGGGAGGACGATGAAGTACGtaaggcagaggaagaagctgagaaggggaagcgagaagccGACGCGGCTTTCGAGGCCCTGTTGCGCTGGACAGACGTGTATCAGAAGCAGTTAGAGAccaaggaggcgaagaagcctcTCAGCGCGCGACAGAGCTCGAGAAACAGCTCTCGGGCGTCGGAAAGCGCCTCGCTTCCGACTTTCTCAGCGGCGGTTCCGCGCATCGCTTCGCCTGGGGGAGCATCCGGGGAAcgacgaaaagaagggagagaaggtggGGATtcacagagggagaaacagcggGACAGTCCGCGCGGGAGCAACCGgggccgtctcctctcgtcaTTGCCTCTGGGGCCTGGAGTTCCCGAGTTCGACCACCccctgaggaagaagcgcggcgAGACGAAGGCCCCGAGCCCCGCGAAGCTTTTGCCGACGCACCCGCCGAAGCCGCGGCCGAAACCGGGCGCCCAAGAGCCGGTCTCCAAGGATCCTTTGGCGGCGTGTCTCTCTGGCATCAAAGAGTTCCTCGCCATGACAGCGAAGTTCCCCCAACAGACGAAGGCCCTCTTCAAAGGTGCCGAaggtgagaagaaaagacgagatctggagaagcagacgacaaTGCTCGTCGGGGCGATTCGCGCCGCAGCAGACCAAGGTGGCATTGTCTACGCGAAGAAACTGAGGGAGCTGATGGAGGCTGCGCAGGATGTCGCTCGAGCCCtcgaaatgcatgcagccactGCTGAAGAAGGTTTGAGGGACTCGCGAGCAGCGCAGGGAGGCGCGAGACAGGAGCGACACAGCGACAAAGGCTCCGCGAACAGCGGCGGATACGACGGTGCGGCCAACAAGGGGAAGACCGAGCgcgggaaacagagaacgcggACGATcagacagaaacaaacgcCGGCAGCGAAACGACAAGAACTCACCGATTACTGCGAGCACCAAACTCTGAACATGACCATCGACCAGCTCGCTGACAGG GCCAACCGGGCCCTCTACCGCAGCGTGTCAGTGATTCTAACGGAGTCGCTTCGGGCAACAAGACGCGCATGCTTTGTCATGGACGGCGGCCTCCGCGTTTGGGAGAAGCTGCCAGCTCTCCCCGCCAGCATTCCTGTTCGGCCTCCAGAAGAAGTTGAAGATACCGTGACCTCGGCTGTCGTTCAG TTCAACGTTCTGCGTAAGCGCgtgcagaaggaagcgaaagcgTTTGAGGAAGGCTTCAGCGACGCCTCGACAGAGCCAACGACGgggagagggcgagagaacgagagtCCCTACCGTCGTAATGTGATGCTGAGGCACATTGCTGAGAAGCTCAAAGATCCTtccgaagcagagagacgccgggCGTACCGAACGCTCGAGAAGATGCTGCGACATTGTTTAAGTGAAACGCACTTTGTCTCCGGAAACGCGGACGACGACCTGCTAGGCCCTTCCGAGTTCGAGAGACAAGTGGCCATGTACCGCGCGATAGAGCGCAACTCCATTCTTCAGCAACTGCGGGAGATCTGCCTGTCGGGGAAAATCAAAGCTGAAGCTTGGGCAGACTCAGACGCAAGTTccgaggacggagagacacgcTCCGCGAGCCACCGATCTCGCGGAGTCCGCAGCGAAGTGGGACGAACGAAGGCAGGCACAGTGAAG GGCGGCTACGACGGTGCTGCTGGCTCTGCGAGGGGGCCCTCGACCCTGAGAGAGCCGCACTCGCTGCCTGTTCCCAGTGGCCGCGGTTCTTTCAGTTCATTTTCCAAGTTGGCGAACAGTGGACGGAGAGGTGTATGCGACACGGCAGCCTTTCAGGGAAACATCGGCAAAGCGTCACATCGATCGGGGGCTGCGCGACCGACTGAAGCTGCGCGACCGGCGCAAGCCCCGTTCCACCCGCCTCTCGAAGAACTTTTGAAGCAGCCAGTCGTCCCCAACAACTCCAACG TTTATCAAATCGTCGCGCATGCGGCTGAAGACCTGGGTCCGTCTGCGTCGGCGCCGAGGTCTCCACGCCATGCAGATCTCGCACCGACTTCGCTCTCGACGCCCCCCGGAGCCGCGTCTGCTCGGAAGAGTGGCGTGAGCGGAGATACGTCTTCCCTGGTCAAACCTCCTGCGCCGCCTGAGGAGCTGTACGCAGACCTCGAGCCTGTCTCGGCGCCCTTGAAGAGCGGCAGACCCGTTCCCCAGGAGCGTTTCCCAGAGGCGAccggaagggagagagataCTTCTGAAAGGCGGTCGATGTCGGCGGGAGTTCCGCTCCCGGGTGAAAGCCCCCGCGGCGGGGACAGAGCCTCTGGACCCCGGTGGTCGGGGGACGAAGAACCTTCAGGACGCCGGTCTCCAGTGCGACTCCCGACCGGCAGCGACGGGTCTGTAGTTCGGGGATTTTCCGAGCATCGGCTGCCTACCCAGTTGCGGCTGGACCTtcttgaggaagaagagcgagtgACGAGGGAGCAGATCCAGCGCATGCGGGCGGCAGCGGCGGCGAAAGACTTCTACTTGAATAGATACCCGTCAGGGCTCCCCGCCGCCTTCACGCACGCGCGAAACGTCCTCACGGATCCCAACAAAGTCCAGAACACAATCAGAGGCCGAAGAACCTCCGGAGTCTGGTTCCAGTACACCGACGAAAAGCGACAAG GTTTCAATcacgcgagagaggacgccTCTAAAGCACtcgagttccttcttcttAACGTCCCTGGCAAGCAGCATGGTGCGTCTCGACAA GGAAGTCGCTTGCGCCGTACTACGTCACGGCTGCGATCTCGGACATCACGGAGCGTGGGTCTCGGACGACCAGAACGAGATGGAGCGAGCAGACTGGACAGCAGGGCGCCTGGTGCTAAATATGGTCCTCAGCGCGGGCCGACGGTGGTCGATGAACGGCGAATTAGCAACCTGAAAATGGTGGATCCACTGGAGTTCAAACCGccgccgaggaagaagcagctcgCCGACACAGACTGGGCAAAGTACGGCCGTCCCGCGCCTCGAATTGGTCGCGAGCACAGGGAACAGCTGAGGCCGCAGGTGACAGCTGACCGTGACCTGGATGCCTTCGACTGGGCTCTGGACAAGATTTACCACATCGTCGTGGGCGGACATCCGGACGACGAACACAAGAAAGCAAATCCCGAGGGAGAGGGCAAGGAGGCAACGCCGGAAGGTCAAGGTGAAAACGCTCACGCGGAAGGCGGGCCAGACGGTACGCCGGCGATCGCAGTAACAGCGGCGTCGCCCGTGAGTCCACGGTCGCCTCGGTTCGCGAAAACCCCCCGTGCAGTTCAGGACCATAAAGTTCTTGCAGCAGCCACTGAAACGCCTTTCGGGAAGCTGGGCAGACCAGAAGTCCCACGGCGAACCCGCAAAGACGCAAATTCAGATTACCTCACCACACGCCAAGCCACGCTGAAGCTTCTGGCCACGAAGCCCCTAGATCTTTCCAAGGTTCAGAATCGCCACAAAGGGGCACCTGTCCCCAACTTGACCCCGGACGAACTGAGAGAACTGGAGCTTGAGAGCGACCTTGACGACTTTTCGTATCGCTCGGGGCGGCGCAAAAGCAGTGGAGCAGGGGCCAGATTGCTCGTACCGTCCGGAAGCAAACCAAGTGGCTTGCCGTCGCCGAGATCAGAACTTTCAATGATTCAGGACCTCCAAGAAGGTatagagagaggcgaggaggcgtTCTCTATCATTGGGCGGGCGGCCGATCCGCGGGTTCTGGCAAAGGCtaagagagaaggcagacacaTTGACGAAG ACACAGCGATTCGGCGCATTCAGTCGATGTGGAGACGACGTCGGGCGAAGTTACGAAAAAAAGGATCGAATCGGAAGTCGGTTACCTATAACATCGACCCAAGCCAGAACTCAACTCGGGACGAAATACGTGAAAGGGTGTCGTCAAAACTACAGGCTCTCAgcaaagcagcagagagagcgcatGTACGCATCGCGGAAGGTCCACATAGCCTCCATGATTGGCGTGGTGAAACGGGCAGCAACGGAGGTGGGCGGTTTACTCAGCTTCATGAGATTCCCGGCTATTCTGGAGTTAGGGGGAACTTCGACGGCCTATGGCGCATATGGTTGGAGCAAAAAGAACAAGATCGTAAAGCTGCAGCATGGCTGACAGACTCTGCAgctgaaggagaggcagacagtTACGGGCTCCCACCTCCGGTTTTCTCGCAACAAGAGATGCTTAGTCCTTCTTTCGGCCGTTCTGATCCACCATATCACCCAGCCCTTCCCGGCTTACAGTCGGAGGTTCCAATGACAGACTACCACGGGGTGCCGACATACCATGTTTCATTAAGAACTAACACAACTGTCTGCGGTACAGGAGAAAGATATCCTCCTGGTGGTAGTGGATACGACAGCTCCGCACTCAGTTACGATGTTGTGCGGGTTCCTGATAGTAACCAGTTTGACGTCGCGGGCGGCGTGACGTATCCAAACTTAGGCAACCCGATGGACGAGTTAAGCGCAAATCATTTACAAGCGACAGTAGATGCGCGAAGCAACCCGCTTTCGTTCCCACATTATGGCCAGGCTGCCAAACAGTGTGACGTTAATAATTATGCCATGCAAGGACCGTTTCATGTATCTGAAGTAAACAGGCCTTTCGAGATGTTCTGGGAACGAATGAAAGCAAATGATATGTTCAGCAAGCGGGCTTAG